A stretch of DNA from Hoeflea ulvae:
CGCTGATCGTCATTTTGCAATCGACCGTGCGGGTTTCCGTGCCGCTGATCCTGGCGGCACTGGCCGGGCTCTATTCCGAGCGCGCCGGGATCTTCGACATCGGGCTTGAAGGCAAGATGCTTGCCGCGGCCTTTGCCGGCGGCGCCGCGGCCTCGGTCTTTGGATCGGCCTTTATCGGGCTTCTGGCCGGGATCCTGGTCTCGGTCTGCCTGGCACTGGTGCATGGCTTTGCCTCCATCACCCAGCGCGGCAACCAGATCGTCTCCGGCGTGGCGATCAATTTCATCGCGCTTGGCGCCACCGTGATCCTCGGCCAGGCCTGGTTCCGCCAGGGCGGCCGCACGCCGCAATTGCGCGATGGCGAGCGCTTCACCACCGTCGAACTGCCCTTCGCCGCCGAAATCGCCGATATTCCGATCCTTGGCTCGATCTATTCCAACCTGCTCTCGGGGCATTTCCTGCTGACCTATCTGGCCTTTGCGCTGGTGCCGATCACCTGGTGGGTGCTCTACCGCACCCGTTTCGGCCTGCGGCTGCGCGCAGTGGGCGAAAACCCCGGCGCGGTCGATACCGCCGGCATTTCGGTGATCTGGATGCGCTACCGCGCGGTGATCTGCTGCGGCATTCTCTGCGGCATTGCCGGCGTCTATCTGTCGATGGCCATGACCGCCGGCTTCGTCAAGGGCATGACCGCGGGCAAGGGCTTTATCGCGCTGGCAGCATTGATCTTCGCCAAGTGGAAGCCGGTCAATGTCATGTTCGCCTGCCTGCTGTTCGGTTTTCTCGACGCGATGTCGATCCGCATGCAGGGCAATGAGCTGCCCTTCATCGGCGCGGTGCCGGTGCAGTTCATGCAGGCGCTGCCCTATATCCTGACGGTGGTCTTGCTGGCCGGATTCATCGGCAAGGCCATCCCGCCGCGCGCCGGTGGCGTGCCCTATGTCAAGGAGCGTTGAGATGGCCCGGGATCTGTTTGAAGCCGCACGCGAGGCCATGGCGAAGTGCCACGCGCCTTACTCGAAATTTCCGGTCGGTGCGGCGATCCGTGCCGCGGATGGCTCGATCCATGCCGGCGCCAATATCGAGGTGATCGCCTTTCCGGAAGGCTGGTGCGCCGAAACCACGGCGATCGGCCACATGGTCATGGCCGGCTCGACCCGGATCCGCGAAGTGGCGGTGATCGCCGAAAAGCTCGATCTGTGCACGCCCTGCGGCGGTTGCCGGCAGAGACTGGCCGAATTTTCCGACGCCGACACGCTGGTGCATCTGTGCGATGCCGAGGGCGTGAAGAAAACCCTGCGGATGGACGAGTTGCTGCCCTATGCGTTTGAAACCAAGGTGCTGGGATGAATGCGGCTGTTGATGTGCTGACCGACCGGCTGCGCGGCCTGATGCCGCGCCATGCCATCGTGCTGGGCTCGGGCCTCGGATCGCTGGTCGAAACCGTCACCGACCCCGTGCGCATCCCCTATGGCGACCTGCCCGGTTTTCCGGCAAGCGGCGTTTCCGGCCATGCCGGCGAGATCGTCGCCGGTCACATCGGCAAGACGCCGGTGATCGTGCTGTCAGGCCGGGTGCATTATTATGAACATGGCCAGGCCGATGCGATGCGGGCGCCGCTGGAGGCCTTGCAGGGCATTGGCGTGACCAATCTGTTCCTGACCAATTCGGCCGGCTCGCTGCGCCAGGACATGCCGCCGGGATCGGTGATGCGGATTTCCGACCACATCAATTTCTCCGGCGCCAATCCGCTGTTCGGCGAGCCCAGCGACCGTCGTTTCGTCGGCATGACCAGCGCCTATGATCCGGCACTGGCCTTGCGGCTCGAGGCAGCGGCCGCGGCGACCGGAACCGTGATGCATGAAGGCGTCTATATGTGGTTTTCCGGCCCGAGTTTCGAAACCCCGGCGGAAATCCGCATGGCGCGCGGCCTGGGCGCCGACGCTGTCGGCATGTCGACGGTTCCCGAAGTCATCCTCGCCCGCTTCCTCGGCATGAAGGTGGCGGCGGCCTCGGTGATCACCAATTACGGCGCCGGCATGACCGGCGGCGAGCTGAGCCACCAGGAGACCAAGGACATGGCTCCGGTCGGCGGCCGCCGGCTTGCTTCAATCCTGACACACGCCATCGGAGATCTGGCATGAGTACCAAAACCGTTGAAGCGGCGGCGGCCGGACGCGAAGCCCGGGGGTCGCAACTTGTTTCGCTTGCCCCGTCGCACGCGCGCAATGCCGGCACCGAGTTCCTGCCGGCGATGTTCGAGAACATGTCGGTCAACCTGTCGGCAACCGAACGCCGCGTCTCGACGCTGACCACTCGCCGCACCGTGAAGAAGAGCTGGCAGGCTGCCTGGCTGATCCGCGCCATCGAATGCATCGATCTGACCACGCTGGCCGGCGACGACACGCCCGGCAAGGTCGAGCGGCTCTGCGCCAAGGCGCGCAATCCGCTGCGGGCCGATCTGGTCACGGCGCTGGGCCTGGAAGATTACGGCCTGACCACGGGCGCTGTCTGCGTCTATCCGATGATGGTCGCCACCGCGGTCAAGGCGCTTCAAGGCTCCGGCGTGCCGGTCGCCTCGGTGGCCACCGGCTTCCCCGCCGGTCTCACCCCGATGCCGCAGCGGCTGGCCGAAATCACCTATGCCGTGGGCGAGGGGGCCGATGAAATCGACATCGTCATTTCGCGCCGCCATGTGCTCACCGGCAACTGGACGGCGCTTTATGACGAGGTCCGGGCCATGCGCGAGGCCTGTGGCGAGGCCCACATGAAGGCCATTCTGGCCACCGGCGAGCTCAAGACCCTGTCCAATGTCTACAAGGCGTCGATGGTCTCGATGATGGCCGGCGCCGATTTCGTCAAGACCTCGACCGGGATGGAAGGCGTCAACGCCACCTTGCCGGTCAGCCTGACCATGGTGCGCGCGGTGCGCGACTATCTCGACCTCACCGGACAGATTTGCGGCTTCAAGCCGGCCGGCGGCATCCGCACCACCAAGGATGCCATCGCCTGGCTGATCCTGATGAAGGAAGAGCTCGGCAATGACTGGCTCAAGCCGGACCTGTTCCGCTTTGGCGCCAGTTCGCTGCTTGGCGATATCGAGCGCCAGATCGAACACAATGTGACCGGCCGCTACGCGTCCGCCGACCACCACGGCATGGCGTGAGGAGCATATGATGAACAAGATCAGGGACATTCTCAACACGATGGACTACGGACCCGCGCCGGAAGACAGCAAGGATGTGCGCGCCTGGCTCGCCAGCCACAAAGCCGGCTTCGGCCATTTCATCGGCGGCGCTTTCACCAAGCCCAGGGGCGAGACTTTTGAGGTCCACAATCCGGCCAACAGCGAAAAGCTCGCCGATGTCGCCATTGCCGACGCCAAAGACATCGACAAGGCGGTTGCTGAAGCCTCCAAGGCGCTGAAGAAATGGCAGGCACTGTCGGGCAACCAGCGTGCCCGCCACATCTATGCGCTGGCCCGTCACGTGCAAAAGCACGCGCGCTTTCTGGCGGTCCTCGAAACGCTCGACAACGGCAAGACCATCCGCGAAACCCGCGACATCGATATCCCGCTGGTGGCGCGGCATTTCTATCATCACGCCGGCTGGGCCGAACTGCGCGACACCGAATTTTCCGGCTACGAGGCAGCCGGTGTCTGCGGCCAGATCATCCCGTGGAATTTCCCGCTGCTGATGCTGTCGTGGAAAGTGGCGCCGGCGCTCGCAGCCGGCTGCACCGTGGTGCTCAAATCAGCCGAACACACACCGCTGACCGCGCTGGCATTTGCCGAAATCTGCGTCGAGGCCGGGCTTCCGGCGGGCGTCTTCAATCTCGTCAACGGCGCCGGCGACACCGGTGCGGCGCTGGCCGCGCATGATGATGTTGCCAAGCTGGCTTTCACCGGCTCCACCGCCGTTGGCCGGCTGCTGCGCCGCCAGACCGCCGGATCGGGCAAGAAACTGTCGCTTGAGCTCGGTGGCAAGTCCCCCTTCATCGTCTTTGACAATGCCGATATCGACGCGGCGGTCGAAGGCGTGGTCGATGCGATCTGGTTCAATCAGGGCGAGGTCTGCTGTGCGGGGTCGCGCGCCATCGTGCAGGAAGGCATTTCCGCCCGCTTCCATGACAAGCTGCGCGCCCGGATGGAAAAGCTTCGCATCGGCAATCCGCTCGACAAGTCGATGGACATGGGTGCCGTTGTTGCACCGGTGCAGATGCGTGAGATCACCGCCAAGGTCGAGGCCGGGATCGCCGAGGGCGCCACGATGTGGCAGCCAAGCTGGGCGAAAAGCTTCGAGAATGCCGATGGCTGCTTCTTCCCGCCGACGCTGTTTACCGATGTGGCGCCGTCCTCGACCCTGGCGCAGGAGGAAATCTTCGGGCCCGTGCTGGCTTCGATGACCTTCCGTACCCCGGGCGAAGCGGTGCAGCTTGCCAACAATTCCCGCTATGGACTGGCGGCATCGGTCTGGTCGCAAAATCTCGACGAGGCCTTTGATGCGGCGCGGACGCTCAAATCCGGCATTGTCTGGATCAACTCGACCAATCTGTTCGATGCCTCGGCCGGCTTCGGCGGCTACAAGGAAAGCGGTTTCGGTCGCGAGGGCGGCCGCGAAGGCATGCTCGAATATCTGGTGCCGACCTGGCAGAAAAAGGCCAAGGCCTTGCCCGAAAGCGAGCCGGTTCCGGCGCCCGTACCCGGCCTTGGCAGCGACACCGCCGCGCTCGACCGCACGGTGAAGCTCTATGTCGGCGGCAAGCAGGCCCGTCCGGATTCGGGCTACTCCTATCCGGTCACCGGCAAGGGCGGCAAGCATCTGGCCGAAGTCGGGCTCGGCAACCGCAAGGACATCCGCAACGCCGCCGAGGCGGCGCACAAGGCGTCCGGCTGGAGCGGCATGACCGGCCATGCAAGGGCGCAGGTGCTCTATTTCCTGGCCGAGAATCTCGAACTGCGTGCCGATGAGTTCGCCGCCCGCCTGGCTGACGCCGGCGCTTCGTCCTCGGCCGCCAGGCGCGAGGTCGAAGCCTCCGTCGCACGGATCATGCATTACGCGGCCTGGGCGGACAAATATGATGGCGCGGTGCGCGCGCCCGACAAGCGCATGCTGACACTGGCGCTCAACGAGCCCTGGGAGGTGATGGGTCTGTCCTGCCCCGATGAGGCACCGCTGCTTGGCTTCGTCTCGCTGGTCATGCCGGCCATTGCCATGGGCAATCGCGTCGTGGTGACGCCATCGCCGCGTCAACCACTGGCGGCCTGCGATTTCTACCAGGTGCTCGACACTTCCGATGTGCCCGGCGGTGTGGTCAACATCGTCACCGGCGATCGCGACACGCTGGCCGACACCATGGCCAGGCATGATGACATTGCAGCACTTTGGTATTTCGGCGGCGCCAGCGGAACCGAACTGGTCGAGCGCGAATCGGCGGGCAACCTGAAGGCGGTCTGGGCCAACAATGGCAAGGCGCGCGACTGGTTCGATGCCGGACAGGGCCAGGGCGAGGAGTTTCTGTTTCGCGCGGTCCGGATCAAGACAATCTGGACGCCGTTCGGCGTATAGGACGGATCATGCTTCCTCAGGAAATCATTCGGACCAAGCGCGACGGCAATGAGCTCGATCCGGCCGATATCGCCAGCTTCGTCCGCGGCCTCACCGATGGAAGCGTCAGTGAAGGCCAGGTCGCGGCTCTGGCCATGGCCATCTTCTTTCAGGGCATGAGCCGCGCCGAGGCGGTGGCGCTGACTTTGTCGATGCGCGACTCGGGCGAGGTCCTGTCCTGGCCCGAACTCGACCGTCCGGTGGTCGACAAGCATTCGACCGGCGGCGTTGGCGACAATGTCTCGCTGATGCTGGCGCCGATCGCAGCCGCCTGCGGTCTCGCCGTGCCGATGATCTCCGGCCGCGGCCTTGGCCACACCGGCGGAACGCTCGACAAGATGGAATCGATCCCCGGCTACACGGCGATGCCGGACAATGCCCTGTTTCGCAAGGTCGTCGGCTCCGTTGGCTGCGCCATCATCGGCCAGACCGGCAATCTGGCGCCCGCCGACAAGCGCTTCTACGGCATCCGCGATGTCACCGCGACGGTGGAATCGGTTCCGCTGATCACCGCCTCGATCCTGTCCAAGAAACTTGCCGCCGGACTGGGCGCTCTGGTGCTCGATGTCAAATGCGGCAATGGCGCCTTCATGGACAATCCCGAGCGGGCACAGGAGCTGGCACGCTCGCTGGTTGAAGTGGCCATCGGCGCGGGCATGCCGACCTCGGCGCTGGTCACCGACATGAACCAGCCGCTGGCCAGTGCGGCCGGCAATGCGGTGGAAGTCATCAATGCCGCCGATTTCCTCACCGGCAAGGCCCGCGACAGCCGCCTGCAAGAGGTGACGCTGGCACTCGCCGCCGAAATGCTCGTATCGGGCGGCCTGGCAGCCAATTCCGACGAGGCATTTGTCCGGGCGCTGAGCGCGCTGGAAGACGGCAGCGCCGCCGATCATTTCAACCGCATGGTTGCAGCACTCGGCGGACCATTGGATTTTTTGGCTGACCCGGAAAAGCATCTGCAAAAGGCGCCGCTCGTCGCGGTCTGCACAGCGCAGCGCGAGGGCTATGTGACAGGCTATGACACCCGCGGCATCGGCCTCTGCGTCGTCACGCTCGGCGGTGGCCGCACCCGTCCCAGCGATCCGGTCGACCATGCCGTCGGGCTCACCGGCCTGCTGCCGATCGGCACACGGGTCGAAAAGGACACGCCGATTGCCATGGTGCATGCCCGGACCGAGGATCAGGTGACGATGGTGCGGGCGCAATTGCGCGGCGCAGTTCAGATCAGTGAAGCCGCAACTGCCGCCTCAGCGGTCATTCTCGGCCGCCAGGGCTGACCGGCCGGAGCAGGCGTCAGTTGATCAGTTCGAGCTTGTTGTTGCTGACCTGATAGGTGCGAAGCTTCGACATGAAGCTCATGCCGATCAGGGTGGCCGACAGCGCCGAATCCGTCAGCACGAAGGCCTCGACATTCTTGATCGAAACCGCGCCGACTTCGATGCGGTCGATCATCACCAGCGCTGCATTGGTCAGACCGTTGGCGGTGCTGACCTGATGATTGAAATCGGAGGCTGCCAGGCCCAGGCCGATGCTGCGGGCCGTCGACTGGTTCATCGCGACATAGGTTGCGCCGGTATCGATCATGCCGCGCACATGGCGGCCATTGATATGGAAATCGGCGGAAAAATGGCCGTCCTTGTTCATCGGAATGCTGGCGGTTCTGACACCGCTGGCATAATGCGCCAGCTGTCTTGCGGCGACCTCCTTTTCGGGAGGCTCGACCGGCGTCGCCGTTGCAGCTTCCAGACCGGCGTCCTGCGGCAGGAACGCGTCAAGATCCTGGGCATAGTAGGGCAGGCTGGAGACCGCCAGCACGGCACAGCAGATATAAAACAGATTCCTGAACATGCCGGTACTCCGAGGTGACCGGACCATTCAACAGCTTAACGCCTAACGGCGAGTGAATCGGCCCCGGCTTTGCCGCGACGACCGGCATGGAAGGTTAACAGGATCCAAATGCCTGGAGCGTGTTCCGAAAAGTGGGAACCGGTTTTCGGATGCAAGATCTACTTGGTGCCGTACATACGGTCGCCGGCGTCGCCCAGGCCGGGAACGATATAGCCCTTCTCGTTGAGATGGCTGTCGATCGAGGCCGTGTAGATCGGCACATCGGGATGGGCCTCCTGGAAATTGCGGATGCCTTCGGGGGCGGCCAGCAGGCACAGGAAGCGGATATTCTGGGCGCCGCGTTCCTTCAGCTTCTCAATCGAGGCGATGGAGGAATTGCCCGTGGCCAGCATCGGGTCGACCACGATCACCAGCCGGTTGCTGACATCTTCGGGCGCCTTGAAATAATACTCGATGGCTTCCAGCGTCTCGTGGTCACGGTACACGCCGATATGGGCGACCCGGGCCGATGGCACCAGATCCAGCATGCCTTCCAGCAATCCGTTGCCGGCGCGCAGGATCGAGGCGAAAACCAGTTTCTTGCCTTCCAGAACCGGTGCGTCGATGGCTTCGATCGGGGTCTCGATCCGCTCCATGGTCAGTTCGAGATCGCGGGTCACCTCGTAACACAAAAGCGTTGAAATCTCTCTGAGAAGCCTGCGGAAACTCGCCGTGGAGGTTTCCTTCTTGCGCATGATGGTCAGCTTGTGCTGCACCAGGGGATGATCAATGACCGTAACGCCGTTCATGTTGTCCTGCCTTGAAGCTTTGACCGGGCGTCGCACTGATTTCGACAATCAATGCAGGGGACGCCTGTCGCCTGAAACATCTTCGCCGGCCCCTTGCCGGAGATGTCCGGGAGCGCGGTTTGAACCAGCCCGATTTAGACACCGATTGTCCCGCCCCGGCAACCGCCGCGGCCTGATTCAGTCAAGTTGTCCCAAGAGAATCGCGCGCGTGGGCTCGTCGATGAAGGCCGCCTGGATGGCGGTGCGGGTAAAACCGGTCAGATCGGCCGCATCATAGCCCCAGGCATCCGCCACAAGCTGGTATTCATGGCCGATGGAGGATCCGAAATGCGGCGGGTCGTCGGAGTTCAGCGTCAGCTTCACCCCGGCGCGCCGCAAATGGTCAAACGGGTGGCTGGAAATGTCCGGATAGACCTTCAGTGCCAGGTTCGACCCCGGGCAGGCTTCCAGCACCACGCCCTGCTCGGCAATCCGCCGGACCAGCGCCTCGTCCTCGGCAGCGCGCACCCCGTGGCCGAGCCGCGAGGGACGGACATGATTTAGTGCGTCGCGCACGCTTTCGGCGCCGGCAAGCTCTCCGGCATGGATGGTGATGCCAAGCCCGGCATCGCGGGCGATGTCGAAGGCGCGGGCGAAATCGGCCACCTTGCCGAAGCGTTCCTCTCCGGCCATGCCGAATCCGGTGATCAGCGGATGCGGTCGCATGCTCGCCAGCCGGGCGGCGGCCTCGACCTTTTCCGCCCCGAGATGGCGCACTCCGACAATGATCATCCGGCACTCGATGCCGCTCGACAGTTTCGCCTGGGCAATGCCATCCGCCAGCCCGTCGAAATAGGCTCCCGGTGACAGGCCGGCAGCAACCGCGTGGTCGGGGGAGACGAAGATCTCCGCATAGATGGCGTTTTGCGCAGCAATGCCTTCGAGATAGGTGCGCGCCAGCAGCGCATAGTCTTCCTCGCTGCGAAACAGTGTGGCCGCGCCGTCATAGGCCACCAGAAATTCGGTGAAATCGGACCAGACATAGCTGTCGCCCTTGATGAAGCCCGAGACATCGGCGCCGTACTTCTGCGCCTGTTGCCGGACCAGCGCCGGCGAGGCGGCGCCCTCGATATGGCAGTGCAGTTCCGCCTTTTTCACATGTTGTGTCACAGGAAGCTCTTTCCATTGGCTGTCGCGGGCAGCCCCAGATGCTTTGCCAGCGTGGCGCCGATATCGGAGAATGTGGTGCGAACCCCGATGTCGCGCGGGGCGACGCCGGGGCCAAATCCCAGGATCGGCACCCGTTCGCGGGTGTGATCGGTGCCGCGCCAGGTCGGGTCACAGCCGTGGTCGGCGGTCATCAGCACCAGGTCGCCCGGTTTCAGCAGCTTGGCGAAACGCGGCAGCATCTCGTCCAGCGCTTCGAGTGCTGCGGCATAGCCGGCGACATCGCGGCGGTGGCCGTAGAGCATGTCGAAATCGACGAAATTGGTGAACACGAGATCGCCGTCGCCGGCATCCCGGGTGGCCTGCAGCGTGGCCTCGAAAAGTGCTGCATTGCCGCTGGCCTTGCGCAGATCGGTGACGCCCTGATGGGCAAAGATGTCGCTGATCTTGCCGACACCGAACACCCGGTGACCGCTGTCCTTGACCTGGTCGAGCAAAGTCGGTCCGGGGGCGGAACCGAGAAATCGCGGCGGTTGCCGGTCCGGTCGAAGCCGGTTTCGGCCGATCCCACGAAAGGCCGGGCGATCACCCGGCCGATATTGAGCGGATCGACAAGCTTGCGCACGATCTGGCACAGCTCGATCAGCCGTTCCAGGCCGAAACTTTCCTCGTGGGCGGCGATCTGGAACACGGAATCGGACGACGTGTAGCAGATCGGCTTGCCGGTCTGCAGATGCTCGACGCCGAGCCGGGAGATGATCTCGGTGCCCGACGCGTGGCAATTTCCCAGGATGCCCGGCAGTTCGCCCTCTTCGACGATTGTGTCGACCAGCTCGTCGCTGAATGCCGGCCCGTCATCGGGGAAGTATCCCCACTCGAACATCACCGGCTGGCCGCAGATTTCCCAATGTCCCGACGGCGTATCCTTGCCGCGGGATATCTCGCTTGCCGCGCCGTGCAGCCCGCGTGGCCGGGCGGTGCGTGACCATCCCGCCGGCATGTCGCCACAGGCCGCCTGCGCCGCCGAGGCAAGCCCCAGCGCCTGCATGTGCGGCAGTGACAGGGGGCCCTCGCGCAGTCCCGGGCGGTCTGCGAGACCGGCGGCGCATTGCTCGGCAATATGCCCCAGCGTGTTGGCGCCGAGATCGCCATAGGTTTCGGCATCGGGGGCTCCGCCAATGCCGAAGGAATCAAGTACAAACAGGAAGGCACGCGCCATGAAGCAATCTCCGAGGGAGGCACAGGTTAGCCGGAATCGAACGTCACCGGAAGGGACGAAGCCTGCCCCGGCGCGGTAACTTTGTTTTCACCCGGTCCGTGCGGTTTCGCCCGATTGTGATACTGATTCTTCATGTTTGCGATCAAGCCTGCTGCCCGAATTGCCGCCACCCTGGCCAGCCGCTCTGCCCGCCTGCTTCGCGGGGCCGGGCTGGGGGCCGCTCTGGGCATGGCCGGCGCCGCACAGGCCGATTACCGGGAAAGCGTTGCGGTGCTGCGGATTGGTCTGGTTGAGGCCCATTCTGCGGTGGCGGACCCGCTCAAGCTGGAGGCGGTGCGCCATGCATTCGCCTCCGGCACTGGGAATCCCTGTCGAGATCGTCAGGATGGGCAGCTATGCGGCGCTGATCGATGCGCAGGCCAGCGGCCGGGTCGGTTATGCCATCCATTCCGCCCGCTCCTTCGCTGCCACCGAAGTCGTCTGCGGTTGTGTCCGGGCCTTTCGAAGCCCCGTGGCAGCCGACGGATCAACCGGATTCCGCTCGGTGCTTGTCGTGCGCGAAAGCGATTCCAGGCCGGTCTCCGAGCTCAGGATCGCCTATTCCAGCGAAGAGTCGGTGTCCGGGTGGCAAATTCCCCACCAGGCGATCAGTGCAGGCAGTCTGGCGGCACCGCAGCTTGTCCGCGCCGGCAGCGTCGCCGCGGTGATTGCCATGTATGGGGCAAGTGAAGTCGACGGCTATTTTGCATGGCTGCCGCATGTCCCGGCGGATGCCGGGTCGGATATCGAGCGCCTGTTCGGCGGCTGGAACCGGGCCGGTGTCGAGGCCGGGGATCCGCTGCGGGTGCTGTGGTCGTCCCAGCGCATTCCCTACGGTCCGCACGCCGCGCACAATTCGCTGCCCGACGATCTGGTCGAGGCCCTGGGAGGGTTTCTCGATGACATGCCGACCCGGACGCCGGGATTGCTCGATCTGTTCGAACCGGTCTATGGCGGTGGCTATGTCACGCCGGAGCCCGGCGATTACCGCAATGTCCGGGGTCTCGTAGAAGGCCTCCCAGAGAGCTTCGCCACATCGCAGTCACGCTGACCGCGGGTCACAGATGCGCTAGCATTTTTCGCAGACCACGCTGTCGCCGATGCGCTGGCGCAGATGATAGGTCTTGGTCATGTGGATGGTGCGAAAATCAACCCCCTTCAGACCCGACATGAACAGCATCAGATCATGATCGAACGCGATCTCGGTACGGACAAGAAAGGTGTTCGGAATCGCCAGATCCTGCGGCAGGGTCTGGGTCGAATTAATGGCATAGGGCTTTGTGCCGTCCTCCTGCCAGGACCATGTCACCTTGCCGACGCCTGCGCCATTGATCTCGATTCCCGTGATCTTGAGCTTCAGGCCGTCGGACTGGAACGGCGTCATCACGCTTTCGGCCACATTGAGCATGGACTCGAGAAAGGGCTTGTTGATCGATTCGTCCTGGGTCACCAGATCGGCCACGGTGCTTGCTGCACGTGACAGTTTCTTGTTGACCGACATGGCGATGGAGACTTCCAGCGACCCCATGTACAAGACGATGAGCACCGGCGCGACCAGCGCGAATTCAACAGCGCCGACGCCGGTCCGGTCGCCACGCAGCTTCCGGATTGTCTGGCGCAGTTCAGTCAAAAAGCCCGTCACGACCGTGCTCCCTTTTAATGTCCGCCCGGCTTCATGGTTGGTCTCGCCGGTCACGGGTAGTTCTCGTTGCGAAATGCGGCGGTCGCGACCATCAGATAGTCGCGCGGCATTTCGCCGGCTTTGCGGATGTTGCTGATATAGGGCCGGACAAGATCGGTCATGACCTCCCAGCGGTAATAGGCCCGGACAATGTTGATCGTCTGCGGCCCGCCGGGATCATAGGCAAATCCGCTGTCATCCAGGTCAGCGAACTGGTCGTTGCTCACCTTGGGAATGAAATTGGGGATGTCCGAGAAATCCGCGAACTCGCGGACATCGAGATAGAGCTTCTGATCATCCGGATCTTCTTCGGCAGCGCATTTGATCATCAGGACGATTTCGGCGCAGAACCGGGTGCGGAACTCGTCCTTGTCCAGATAGGTCGCGCGCGCCGGATCATATCCGGTGATCTGGCCGGTCCGGATTTGCCGGCCCATCGTGTCGACGGCGTTTTCCAGCAGCTGCTCGCCGGCAAAGGCAATGAAGGCCTCGATGATGGCGAAGATCAGAATGAAGAAGGGGAATGCCAGCATGGCGAATTCGATCGCCGCCGAGCCGTCCCGCGATCGTCTCAATCGGGCGAACAGCCGGCGCCACCGCTGCTGAGGCGGCGTGTGCAGTTCATTCGCTGGTTTATCGAGATTCATCGTTCGCTCCCGCACATTCGGTGGATCGACGATAGATCAAACTAGTTGAATATTCGTAACGTGGTCCCGGGCAAGATTCTCGGCAGGGTTAATCATCAATAAACCACGCCGATATTTCCCTGCTGGTAAGTATCAGGGTGTTGCCGCAGCCGTCGGGACATGTTCTTCGCAGGATGGCGAGCAGGAATAGACCGACCGGGATGTCTGCTTGAACACGCGAAGCGTGTTGGCTTCATCGACGGAGACCAGGATCCGCTCATCGACGATTGCCGCGCCTTCCTGGTCGAGAATGACCAGATTGGTCGTGCCGTAGGATTTGCCGGTCAGCACGATGGTCTGCGGATCTGACACCGTGACATCGGCCACGTCGGAATTGCCGATGATGACCTTGCTGATTGTGCGGTCGAGCTTGAGAATACGTGCGTGATCCATGAAGACCCGGATGACATCATCGGCCGCATGGGCCGGAAGCGCCGACATCGTGGCAAGAGCCAGGCCGCATGCGGCGTGCATGAACCGGCGTAAAACTGGATGGGAGTGGGGCATGCCGTTTCCTCGGGATTTCGGATGTGGCCCCTAAAATCGCCTAGTTTGGTGAACGAAGCCTTAAGGCCGCACAATCAGTGCGA
This window harbors:
- the deoA gene encoding thymidine phosphorylase; translated protein: MLPQEIIRTKRDGNELDPADIASFVRGLTDGSVSEGQVAALAMAIFFQGMSRAEAVALTLSMRDSGEVLSWPELDRPVVDKHSTGGVGDNVSLMLAPIAAACGLAVPMISGRGLGHTGGTLDKMESIPGYTAMPDNALFRKVVGSVGCAIIGQTGNLAPADKRFYGIRDVTATVESVPLITASILSKKLAAGLGALVLDVKCGNGAFMDNPERAQELARSLVEVAIGAGMPTSALVTDMNQPLASAAGNAVEVINAADFLTGKARDSRLQEVTLALAAEMLVSGGLAANSDEAFVRALSALEDGSAADHFNRMVAALGGPLDFLADPEKHLQKAPLVAVCTAQREGYVTGYDTRGIGLCVVTLGGGRTRPSDPVDHAVGLTGLLPIGTRVEKDTPIAMVHARTEDQVTMVRAQLRGAVQISEAATAASAVILGRQG
- a CDS encoding TIGR02281 family clan AA aspartic protease, with amino-acid sequence MFRNLFYICCAVLAVSSLPYYAQDLDAFLPQDAGLEAATATPVEPPEKEVAARQLAHYASGVRTASIPMNKDGHFSADFHINGRHVRGMIDTGATYVAMNQSTARSIGLGLAASDFNHQVSTANGLTNAALVMIDRIEVGAVSIKNVEAFVLTDSALSATLIGMSFMSKLRTYQVSNNKLELIN
- the upp gene encoding uracil phosphoribosyltransferase — protein: MNGVTVIDHPLVQHKLTIMRKKETSTASFRRLLREISTLLCYEVTRDLELTMERIETPIEAIDAPVLEGKKLVFASILRAGNGLLEGMLDLVPSARVAHIGVYRDHETLEAIEYYFKAPEDVSNRLVIVVDPMLATGNSSIASIEKLKERGAQNIRFLCLLAAPEGIRNFQEAHPDVPIYTASIDSHLNEKGYIVPGLGDAGDRMYGTK
- a CDS encoding adenosine deaminase, which produces MTQHVKKAELHCHIEGAASPALVRQQAQKYGADVSGFIKGDSYVWSDFTEFLVAYDGAATLFRSEEDYALLARTYLEGIAAQNAIYAEIFVSPDHAVAAGLSPGAYFDGLADGIAQAKLSSGIECRMIIVGVRHLGAEKVEAAARLASMRPHPLITGFGMAGEERFGKVADFARAFDIARDAGLGITIHAGELAGAESVRDALNHVRPSRLGHGVRAAEDEALVRRIAEQGVVLEACPGSNLALKVYPDISSHPFDHLRRAGVKLTLNSDDPPHFGSSIGHEYQLVADAWGYDAADLTGFTRTAIQAAFIDEPTRAILLGQLD
- a CDS encoding phosphate/phosphite/phosphonate ABC transporter substrate-binding protein, whose amino-acid sequence is MHSPPALGIPVEIVRMGSYAALIDAQASGRVGYAIHSARSFAATEVVCGCVRAFRSPVAADGSTGFRSVLVVRESDSRPVSELRIAYSSEESVSGWQIPHQAISAGSLAAPQLVRAGSVAAVIAMYGASEVDGYFAWLPHVPADAGSDIERLFGGWNRAGVEAGDPLRVLWSSQRIPYGPHAAHNSLPDDLVEALGGFLDDMPTRTPGLLDLFEPVYGGGYVTPEPGDYRNVRGLVEGLPESFATSQSR
- a CDS encoding TadE/TadG family type IV pilus assembly protein, producing MTGFLTELRQTIRKLRGDRTGVGAVEFALVAPVLIVLYMGSLEVSIAMSVNKKLSRAASTVADLVTQDESINKPFLESMLNVAESVMTPFQSDGLKLKITGIEINGAGVGKVTWSWQEDGTKPYAINSTQTLPQDLAIPNTFLVRTEIAFDHDLMLFMSGLKGVDFRTIHMTKTYHLRQRIGDSVVCEKC
- a CDS encoding TadE/TadG family type IV pilus assembly protein; translated protein: MNLDKPANELHTPPQQRWRRLFARLRRSRDGSAAIEFAMLAFPFFILIFAIIEAFIAFAGEQLLENAVDTMGRQIRTGQITGYDPARATYLDKDEFRTRFCAEIVLMIKCAAEEDPDDQKLYLDVREFADFSDIPNFIPKVSNDQFADLDDSGFAYDPGGPQTINIVRAYYRWEVMTDLVRPYISNIRKAGEMPRDYLMVATAAFRNENYP
- a CDS encoding pilus assembly protein N-terminal domain-containing protein — its product is MPHSHPVLRRFMHAACGLALATMSALPAHAADDVIRVFMDHARILKLDRTISKVIIGNSDVADVTVSDPQTIVLTGKSYGTTNLVILDQEGAAIVDERILVSVDEANTLRVFKQTSRSVYSCSPSCEEHVPTAAATP